One genomic region from Nymphaea colorata isolate Beijing-Zhang1983 chromosome 10, ASM883128v2, whole genome shotgun sequence encodes:
- the LOC116262569 gene encoding myosin-binding protein 3-like: MAGNKFATILSRNTSRITVILVYAVLEWILIILLLFNSLFAYAIGKFASFFGLKPPCPLCCRVDHVLEPEKKVGSSYADTMCEAHAKEISRLGYCLNHGRLLEACQTCEDCSLERRCSQGSSLIASVSLVSQVDEGDDKELQCSCCGVRLDDGFYSKYFFRNGLFKPAWDVLEYTNKGTLVGEEEEEDEEEEEDGDDDDADEGEEEGQEGDNENGEQAEEDDDDQVDAGVADFGDDGGERKEGEEDDDDEVVVVVREEVVKAVDQSIEKETKGSEAASAMDDSSCDVMRVDLEYSCEEERVIPVELIDSVTEQNVLKEKAAKESDDCCHQHLLDDLGVYFQSKCIGNESPAYSRDYLSVLELDVTFAESSDRIDVDSQQSRSETVVADHDESGAVAVVIPTDGDRDEEDLIRFSQGHDQINGAPETKEITDLREKVVSFVDGVIREEPVVQFQGCEEIPLSASLDNDDDDAEKDIVCNVLQVEVDQEVEQRKDSSIGNDNCIAEKDVLYTVSLPEEDQELEKTKDSPFGDDNGHTQKDDVRIVLLEENRVLEETNDSTIDDDSGNAHNDASRTSITEENEEVEQTIDPAVDDARKDSCTVLVDQEDQVLEQEADSAVSVDKGDTDKENDSLAKEDGGLGQTSEPAMEEVDCCPASEMVVAIEKMEERTEGLSIASEFNDLDEEKAPDTPTYIEGIHTLQKRSVIDRKDSGTESFDGSVVSEIEGGEAVIIERLKSALKTERKALNALYAELEEERNAAAIAANQTMAMITRLQEEKAAMQMEALQYQRMMEEQSEYDQEALQLMNELVVKREKEKQELEKELELYRKKVLRYEAREKRMGKKKSRESAENLILDDEVGRGLMSSPSSSTWDSDKLSVDSDVGDDGSDGILESNQNTPVDVVLESSNGHENTKELTTLDESLADFEQERDSILEQLKALEEKLFTLSDKESTMVSKHTNGNDREMVPGDSVDEDLEEAYHEGMNNDHEHCHEDADTKGLPGHFSSKRKRLTDGKYTGPKPKRLLPLFDATTGENGTEEQEEGDGFSHLDTQFSEHAMIQEEVKEVYERLQALEADREFLHHSINSLKKGGKGIGLLRQILQNLRDLRAVELRARNLGDPMP, encoded by the exons ATGGCCGGCAACAAGTTTGCGACCATATTAAGCAGAAACACGTCGAGAATTACAGTCATCCTCGTCTACGCAGTTCTCGAATGGATTCTCATCATCCTTCTCCTTTTCAATTCCCTCTTCGCTTATGCGATCGGGAAGTTCGCCTCTTTTTTCGGCCTCAAGCCGCCGTGCCCGCTGTGCTGCAGAGTGGACCACGTGCTCGAGCCAGAGAAGAAGGTGGGGAGCTCCTACGCTGATACCATGTGCGAAGCCCACGCCAAAGAGATCTCCAGATTGGGATACTGCCTGAACCACGGGAGGCTGTTGGAGGCCTGCCAGACGTGCGAGGACTGCTCCCTGGAGCGGCGGTGCTCGCAGGGGAGCAGCCTCATAGCCTCCGTCTCTCTGGTCAGCCAGGTGGATGAAGGGGACGATAAGGAATTGCAGTGCTCTTGTTGTGGAGTTCGCTTGGATGATGGCTTTTACTCCAAGTATTTCTTCAGAAATGGATTGTTTAAACCTGCTTGGGACGTTTTGGAGTACACCAACAAGGGGACTTTggttggtgaagaagaagaagaagacgaagaagaagaagaagatggcgaCGACGATGATGCAGATGAAGGTGAAGAAGAGGGACAAGAAGGGGACAATGAAAATGGGGAACAAgcagaagaagatgatgatgatcaagTTGATGCTGGTGTTGCTGATTTTGGAGATGATGGCGGCGAACGgaaagagggggaggaggacgacgacgacgaagtggtggtggtggtgaggGAAGAAGTGGTAAAGGCAGTTGATCAGTCAATTGAGAAAGAAACGAAAGGCAGTGAAGCTGCTTCTGCTATGGACGATTCTTCTTGCGATGTTATGCGCGTGGACTTGGAGTACTCTTGTGAAGAAGAGCGTGTAATTCCCGTGGAGTTGATAGATTCTGTGACAGAACAGAATGTGTTGAAGGAGAAGGCCGCCAAGGAATCAGATGATTGCTGTCATCAGCATCTGCTGGACGATCTTGGCGTCTACTTCCAGAGCAAATGCATCGGTAATGAATCGCCGGCGTATTCTCGTGACTACTTATCAGTTTTGGAGTTGGATGTCACTTTTGCCGAGAGTTCTGATCGGATAGATGTGGATTCACAGCAATCGCGTTCAGAGACGGTTGTTGCCGACCATGATGAATCCGGTGCTGTGGCCGTTGTTATTCCAACTGATGGAGATCGTGACGAGGAAGACTTGATTCGGTTCTCGCAGGGCCACGATCAAATAAACG gagcaccagaaacaaaagaaattactgATCTTCGAGAGAAGGTAGTAAGCTTTGTTGATGGAGTTATCCGTGAAGAGCCAGTGGTTCAATTCCAAGGATGTGAAGAGATCCCTTTGTCTGCATCATTAGACAATGACGATGATGATGCAGAAAAGGATATTGTTTGCAATGTTTTACAGGTTGAAGTAGATCAAG AGGTCGAACAAAGAAAAGATTCGTCCATTGGTAATGACAACTGCATTGCAGAAAAAGATGTTCTTTACACTGTTTCCCTCCCAGAGGAAGATCAAG AattagagaaaacaaaagactCTCCCTTTGGTGATGATAATGGTCATACACAAAAAGATGATGTTCGCATTGTTTTACTCGAGGAAAATCGAG TGCTAGAGGAAACGAATGATTCAACCATTGATGATGACAGTGGTAATGCACATAACGATGCTTCTAGAACTTCAATAACGGAGGAAAATGAAG AGGTAGAACAAACAATAGATCCGGCTGTCGATGATGCACGGAAAGATTCTTGTACTGTTCTAGTCGACCAGGAAGACCAAG TTCTAGAACAAGAAGCAGATTCAGCCGTTTCTGTTGACAAGGGTGACAcagataaagaaaatgattcgCTCGCTAAGGAAGATGGAG GGCTGGGACAAACAAGTGAGCCAGCTATGGAAGAAGTGGATTGCTGCCCTGCGTCTGAAATGGTGGTTGCGATTGAGAAGATGGAAGAACGCACAGAAGGCTTGTCTATTGCTTCTGAATTCAATGATCTTGACGAAGAGAAAGCACCTGATACGCCCACTTATATAGAAGGCATCCACACTCTGCAGAAACGATCAGTGATAGATAGGAAAGACTCGGGAACAGAGTCTTTTGATGGAAGTGTTGTAAGCGAAATTGAAGGTGGTGAAGCTGTAATAATCGAGCGATTAAAATCTGCCCTCAAAACAGAGCGCAAGGCTCTTAATGCACTATACGCAGAGctagaagaagaaaggaatgcGGCAGCTATTGCAGCTAACCAGACCATGGCCATGATCACACGATTGCAAGAGGAAAAGGCTGCAATGCAAATGGAAGCACTTCAATACCAAAGAATGATGGAAGAGCAATCTGAGTATGACCAAGAAGCACTGCAGCTCATGAATGAGCTGGTGGttaagagggaaaaagaaaagcaagagcTGGAGAAGGAATTGGAATTGTACAGGAAGAAGGTTCTACGCTATGAggcgagagagaagaggatGGGGAAGAAGAAATCTAGGGAAAGTGCAGAAAACTTGATCTTGGACGATGAAGTTGGGAGGGGTCTGATGTCATCTCCATCTTCCAGCACATGGGACAGCGACAAACTCTCTGTGGATTCTGATGTTGGGGATGATGGCTCAGATGGCATCTTGGAGAGCAACCAGAACACCCCTGTTGATGTTGTTCTCGAATCAAGCAATGGGCATGAAAACACCAAAGAGTTGACTACCCTTGATGAGTCCCTTGCTGATTTTGAGCAGGAAAGAGATTCAATTTTGGAGCAACTCAAAGCATTAGAAGAGAAACTTTTCACATTATCTGATAAAGAGAGCACAATGGTATCAAAACACACAAATGGTAATGACAGAGAAATGGTTCCTGGAGACTCTGTTGATGAAGATCTAGAGGAAGCTTATCACGAGGGGATGAATAACGATCATGAACATTGTCATGAGGATGCTGACACTAAAGGTTTGCCTGGTCACTTTTCCAGTAAAAGGAAACGTCTCACTGACGGAAAATACACCGGTCCTAAGCCAAAGAGGCTACTTCCACTATTTGATGCCACAACCGGTGAAAATGGAACTGAAGAACAGGAAGAGGGGGATGGTTTCTCTCACTTAGATACCCAGTTCTCCGAACATGCTATGATCCAAGAGGAGGTAAAAGAAGTATACGAGAGGTTGCAGGCACTCGAAGCAGACCGGGAGTTCTTACACCACAGTATCAATTCTCTCAAGAAGGGAGGAAAAGGGATTGGCTTACTTAGGCAAATACTGCAAAATCTGCGTGATTTAAGGGCAGTTGAACTGAGAGCAAGAAACCTCGGAGATCCTATGCCTTGA